The following proteins are co-located in the Halorussus caseinilyticus genome:
- a CDS encoding pentapeptide repeat-containing protein has protein sequence MARTEERSAADATTTCQYTFDPARHTDARLQTTWECPHEAHGDSDYCRFHMSRDERASNDVTAEDIVARLKRNLESDDVRANEYVGANLPHLSLTYQDINGGTNHVLNFQYADIDGLDITHGRLEQGLNLRGATVGTLKFEGATIGGVLDGDQLSVEGTLSAYETTFREDVSFVGASFHGEVNCDETTFTDDTSFEGATFHDVAHFRNVETTGTSHVLDDHISFAGVEFRDDASFRQATFQYVTFEDTTFHAASDFEHVEFEGDTRFGGVVFDRMADFDEARFHDDACFEDARFKALAEFRGVEFNGGSRTTNDDVTFEGARFEGEADFKLARFRFADFKDATFEGEFNLDRAVFDARADCHRIEISGLANLERSEFREGVTFDGSTFAGDVEAVEAQFYGDADFVGATFRSRVRFTEARFREDASFREAAFHDAAIFRGVVFEGEAKHLEENASFDEVTFEATADFEAASFTNGSFRDVTFHDEGNFRTAEFHKGVEFRIVAGGSGDTYVDLTEATLCGGSVVITADSVVLYDLTKATLGDLNLESEGNQHQLLDHFRFCLTDFDHFDFSNHHAYLERNDWNVHDFLGDESSGRYDVEMTNEVIEETYRKAQDSANAVGDTPAMREFEFKRYFYNRKKNVDIVLHEYSLDVWGRLRKGASVGLNFFMQFTCGYGNRLPRIAVLTFLLPALFGVLYVLGGPLQTQAGVIWDAAQPSTTLFEGLYYSYISFSTIGYGDIGPVGWAAKILAASQGMLNGLFFTLLTFTLFKRVLGGN, from the coding sequence ATGGCACGAACTGAAGAACGCTCGGCCGCCGACGCGACGACGACCTGTCAGTACACGTTCGACCCGGCGAGGCACACCGACGCGCGCCTCCAGACGACGTGGGAGTGCCCCCACGAGGCCCACGGCGACAGCGACTACTGCCGGTTCCACATGTCCCGCGACGAACGGGCCAGCAACGACGTGACCGCCGAGGACATCGTAGCGCGACTCAAGCGGAACCTCGAATCCGACGACGTTCGCGCCAACGAGTACGTCGGCGCGAACCTCCCGCATCTCTCGCTGACCTATCAGGACATCAACGGCGGGACCAACCACGTCCTCAACTTCCAGTACGCCGACATCGACGGACTCGACATCACTCATGGCCGCCTCGAACAGGGTCTGAACCTCCGGGGTGCCACCGTCGGCACACTCAAGTTCGAGGGCGCGACCATCGGCGGCGTCCTCGACGGCGACCAGTTGTCGGTCGAAGGAACCCTCTCGGCCTACGAGACCACCTTCCGCGAGGACGTGTCGTTCGTCGGCGCGAGTTTCCACGGAGAAGTGAACTGCGACGAGACGACGTTCACCGACGACACGAGTTTCGAGGGCGCGACGTTCCACGACGTGGCCCACTTCCGGAACGTCGAGACGACAGGCACCAGCCACGTCTTGGACGACCACATCTCGTTCGCCGGGGTGGAGTTCCGCGACGACGCGAGTTTCCGGCAGGCGACGTTCCAGTACGTCACCTTCGAGGACACGACGTTCCACGCGGCGTCGGACTTCGAACACGTCGAGTTCGAGGGCGACACCCGCTTCGGCGGCGTCGTCTTCGACCGGATGGCCGACTTCGACGAGGCCCGCTTCCACGACGACGCCTGCTTCGAGGACGCCCGGTTCAAGGCGCTGGCGGAGTTCCGCGGCGTCGAGTTCAACGGCGGCAGTCGGACGACCAACGACGACGTGACCTTCGAGGGCGCGCGCTTCGAGGGCGAGGCCGACTTCAAACTCGCGCGCTTCCGGTTCGCCGACTTCAAGGACGCTACCTTCGAAGGCGAGTTCAACCTCGACCGGGCGGTGTTCGACGCGCGGGCCGACTGCCACCGCATCGAAATCTCGGGTCTCGCCAACCTCGAGCGCTCGGAGTTCCGCGAGGGCGTGACGTTCGACGGGAGTACGTTCGCTGGCGACGTGGAGGCGGTCGAAGCCCAGTTCTACGGCGACGCCGATTTCGTGGGGGCGACGTTCCGGTCGCGCGTCCGGTTCACGGAAGCCCGGTTCCGCGAGGACGCGAGTTTCAGGGAGGCGGCGTTTCACGACGCGGCCATCTTCCGCGGCGTCGTCTTCGAGGGCGAGGCCAAACATCTCGAAGAGAACGCGTCGTTCGACGAGGTGACGTTCGAGGCGACCGCGGACTTCGAGGCCGCGAGTTTCACCAACGGGTCGTTCCGGGACGTGACGTTCCACGACGAGGGGAACTTCCGGACCGCCGAGTTCCACAAGGGCGTCGAGTTCCGGATAGTCGCGGGCGGGAGCGGCGACACGTACGTCGATTTGACCGAGGCCACGCTCTGTGGCGGAAGCGTCGTGATAACCGCCGACAGCGTGGTCCTCTACGACCTGACGAAGGCGACCCTCGGCGACCTGAATCTGGAGAGCGAGGGCAACCAACACCAACTGCTGGACCACTTCCGGTTCTGCCTTACGGACTTCGACCACTTCGACTTCAGCAACCACCACGCCTACCTCGAACGCAACGACTGGAACGTCCACGACTTCCTCGGCGACGAGTCGTCGGGTCGCTACGACGTGGAGATGACCAACGAAGTCATCGAAGAGACCTACCGGAAGGCTCAAGACAGCGCCAACGCGGTGGGCGACACGCCCGCGATGCGGGAGTTCGAGTTCAAGCGGTACTTCTACAACCGCAAGAAGAACGTGGACATCGTTCTCCACGAGTACTCGCTTGACGTGTGGGGCCGACTCCGGAAGGGCGCGAGCGTAGGTCTCAACTTCTTCATGCAGTTCACCTGCGGGTACGGCAACCGACTGCCCCGAATCGCGGTGTTGACGTTCCTGTTGCCCGCGCTGTTCGGCGTTCTCTACGTCCTCGGCGGTCCGCTACAGACCCAAGCGGGCGTCATCTGGGACGCCGCCCAACCCTCCACGACGCTGTTCGAGGGGCTTTACTACAGTTACATCAGTTTCAGTACCATCGGCTACGGCGACATCGGCCCGGTCGGGTGGGCCGCGAAGATTCTGGCGGCGAGTCAGGGGATGTTGAACGGGTTGTTCTTCACTCTGCTCACGTTCACGCTGTTCAAGCGAGTCCTCGGCGGGAACTAG